One Brassica oleracea var. oleracea cultivar TO1000 chromosome C7, BOL, whole genome shotgun sequence genomic window carries:
- the LOC106304364 gene encoding RNA exonuclease 4: protein MDYRSPMESSETLRNKCAACYRQFNKMEHLVEHMKISYHSGHEPTCGVCKKHCRSFESLREHLIGPLPKQECKNIFSLRGCRFCMMILESPNARRIHQERCQFSSVNAGLTTRMAALGLRDKVMIDYTSSRSPKMVALSCKMVGGGSDGSLDVCARVCITDENDNVVFHTYVKPSMVVTNYRYETTGIRPENLRDAMPLKHAQRKIQEFLCNGEPMWKIRPRGGKGRILVGHGLDHDPDRLQLEYPSSMMRDTAKYPPLMKTSKLSNSLKYLTQAYLGYDIHVGIQDPYEDCVATMRLYTRMRYQKHKIEAYPLPADVQNRSNQVAWRQSEVERMSPNEMLSISRSDYYCWCLDSLA, encoded by the exons ATGGATTACAGATCACCTATGGAGTCATCGGAAACCCTAAG GAACAAGTGCGCAGCTTGTTATAGGCAATTCAACAAAATGGAACATTTGGTGGAACACATGAAGATCTCTTATCACTCCGGTCATGAGCCTACTTGTGGAGTTTGCAAGAAACATTGCCGATCTTTTGAGTCCCTCCGCGAACATCTCATAG GACCATTGCCAAAACAAGAATGCAAGAATATTTTTAGCCTTCGCGGATGCAGATTCTGCATGATGATCCTCGAAAGCCCTAACGCTCGTAGGATTCATCAAGAGAGATGTCAATTTTCGAGCGTCAATGCT GGATTGACGACTCGTATGGCAGCCTTAGGCCTAAGAGATAAAGTCATGATCGACTACACGTCATCACGGTCTCCAAAAATGGTTGCACTCTCTTGCAAGATGGTAGGAGGAGGAAGCGACGGGTCGTTGGATGTATGCGCAAGGGTTTGCATAACGGATGAGAACGACAACGTTGTGTTCCATACGTACGTGAAACCGTCAATGGTCGTGACGAACTATAGGTACGAGACGACTGGTATACGTCCAGAGAATCTGAGGGACGCAATGCCGTTGAAACATGCACAAAGAAAGATTCAAGAATTTCTTTGTAATGGAGAACCCATGTGGAAGATTCGTCCAAGAGGTGGGAAAGGGAGGATTCTCGTGGGACATGGGCTGGATCACGATCCTGACCGCCTTCAACTTGAATATCCTTCTTCCATGATGAG GGATACTGCAAAATATCCTCCGTTGATGAAAACAAGCAAGCTGAGCAATTCTCTCAAGTACTTAACCCAAGCCTATCTCGG GTATGATATTCATGTTGGGATACAAGACCCATACGAAGATTGTGTAGCGACGATGAGGCTTTACACGAGAATGAGATATCAGAAACATAAGATTGAAGCATATCCTTTACCAGCCGACGTGCAGAACCGTAGCAATCAAGTGGCTTGGAGGCAGAGCGAGGTCGAAAGGATGTCTCCTAATGAAATGCTCTCCATCTCTCGCTCCGACTACTATTGCTGGTGCTTGGACTCCCTCGCTTGA